A region from the Bacteroidota bacterium genome encodes:
- a CDS encoding T9SS type A sorting domain-containing protein: protein MKKQILHKLLLFLLFNILICATVPAQALQIVSTSSTPACGADGSATVNVIGGTPPYTYYWLGPNGMQTTPTNTLTGVGGGDYRAIVEDAAAGWVAQWITIPRPFLPVLTTTDDVCNGGIGAATVNVTGGNPPFSYLWSNGQSTSAITGLSAGVYEVTITDDVTGCYISPQMDSSLYAVIQNTSPVQLTTSSVGTTCANGQASVVATGGTAPYSYFWSTTPPQYTAIASGLNSGSYQVTVTDAVGCTATRWAWVSQLPNGITAAVGGTDETCLQANGSAFVTVSGGVPPYAYQWSNGTVAPAITNLSYGNYSVTITDAFGCTKIAQRHVARTEPLTLTLTETVPNCNNTGGAMSVAVTGGTSPYSYLWNNGQTTNSISNLSAGYHGLRVQDANGCEDYSYEDLELPQNCYGLVTGNIYGDMNANCTNDLGDLPFGGTVVEVGSSWVPTNYQGYYEEYVLPGSVTIEQTVVPEYFAVACPVAPGTITLPNVAAGTTYAGNDFYDQATSITSDLRVQFWSGPARPTAPQLVTIGYQNAGSTALNATVSFVHDPLMTLLNGGSNLTNYNPGTRTLTYNIGVLHPHQAGYLQASFSIPTNAVFGTPWSHTVEILPSANDVFPSDNSYTAGATVIAAYDPNRKTVVPEGQLQPDVDSLLTYTIEFQNTGNDTAFTVRLMDTLDADLDPLSIEVLGASHPFTWDIDAPGFLEFRFDHIMLPDSHINEPASHGWLMYRIKLKDNLPLGTQITNTASIYFDYNAPVVTNTTLNTFDLVAIDGPTELERNFSLYPNPAHQQVNVQLDATWSGKTEVRLLDLNGRGLRSFQLGPSQHHFALDVSDLPAGMYLVECINAKCREVQKLIVQ from the coding sequence ATGAAAAAACAAATTTTGCACAAGCTGCTATTGTTTCTGCTGTTCAACATTCTGATCTGCGCGACTGTGCCTGCGCAAGCCCTTCAGATTGTCTCTACGTCTTCCACCCCGGCCTGCGGCGCGGATGGGAGCGCTACCGTCAATGTTATTGGCGGCACCCCACCTTATACGTACTACTGGCTCGGCCCCAACGGGATGCAAACGACCCCCACCAATACACTTACTGGTGTAGGCGGTGGGGATTATCGCGCAATTGTAGAAGATGCTGCTGCGGGATGGGTTGCACAATGGATTACGATTCCACGTCCATTTCTCCCGGTCCTCACAACTACGGATGATGTCTGCAACGGCGGCATCGGAGCTGCAACTGTGAACGTAACGGGTGGAAATCCGCCGTTTTCCTATCTCTGGAGCAATGGGCAATCTACCAGCGCGATTACAGGGCTATCCGCAGGTGTTTATGAAGTGACGATCACCGATGATGTTACGGGCTGTTACATCTCCCCGCAGATGGACTCGTCGTTATATGCCGTCATACAGAATACTTCACCGGTGCAGCTGACGACAAGTTCTGTGGGAACTACCTGCGCAAATGGACAGGCGAGCGTTGTCGCGACGGGAGGTACTGCCCCGTACAGCTACTTCTGGAGTACAACTCCGCCGCAGTACACCGCCATAGCTTCCGGACTCAATTCTGGCTCGTATCAAGTGACCGTTACCGATGCCGTGGGCTGTACAGCAACACGTTGGGCATGGGTTAGTCAATTGCCAAACGGGATCACGGCCGCTGTCGGAGGTACGGATGAAACCTGCCTTCAGGCGAATGGGTCTGCATTTGTGACCGTGAGTGGCGGAGTGCCACCTTATGCCTATCAATGGAGCAACGGTACGGTTGCACCCGCGATTACCAATCTGAGTTATGGCAACTATTCCGTCACGATTACGGACGCCTTCGGCTGCACCAAAATTGCTCAACGACATGTTGCGCGTACCGAACCACTGACCTTGACGCTTACCGAAACCGTGCCCAATTGCAACAATACCGGCGGTGCCATGTCCGTTGCCGTGACGGGCGGTACTTCTCCCTACAGCTACCTCTGGAACAATGGGCAAACGACAAATTCGATTTCCAACCTTTCCGCTGGCTACCACGGACTCCGGGTGCAAGATGCAAATGGCTGCGAGGACTATTCCTATGAGGACTTGGAACTTCCCCAGAATTGCTACGGCCTGGTAACGGGTAACATTTACGGAGACATGAATGCCAACTGCACGAACGATCTTGGCGATCTGCCTTTTGGTGGAACTGTCGTCGAAGTTGGTTCGAGCTGGGTTCCGACCAATTATCAAGGCTATTACGAAGAATATGTTCTTCCCGGAAGTGTCACCATTGAGCAGACCGTGGTTCCCGAGTATTTCGCAGTAGCCTGTCCCGTAGCACCCGGCACCATCACCCTGCCAAATGTGGCTGCCGGAACAACGTATGCAGGAAATGATTTCTACGATCAAGCGACGAGTATAACCTCCGATTTGAGGGTACAGTTCTGGAGCGGTCCAGCGCGTCCAACAGCGCCCCAATTGGTCACCATCGGGTATCAAAATGCAGGTTCTACTGCCTTGAATGCCACCGTGAGTTTTGTCCATGATCCGCTTATGACGCTCTTGAATGGCGGTTCCAATCTCACGAATTACAATCCTGGCACAAGGACGCTCACCTACAATATCGGGGTTTTGCATCCACATCAAGCTGGTTATTTGCAAGCGTCATTTTCCATCCCGACGAATGCCGTTTTTGGGACGCCTTGGTCGCATACGGTTGAGATTTTGCCGTCTGCGAATGATGTTTTTCCATCAGACAACAGTTATACCGCCGGCGCAACCGTCATTGCAGCCTACGATCCCAACCGCAAAACGGTCGTGCCCGAGGGCCAACTTCAACCCGATGTCGATTCCCTGCTCACCTACACCATCGAATTTCAAAACACCGGCAATGATACTGCCTTCACGGTCAGGCTGATGGACACACTTGATGCCGATTTGGATCCACTTTCCATCGAAGTCCTCGGCGCAAGCCATCCCTTCACATGGGACATCGACGCCCCAGGCTTTCTTGAATTCAGATTCGACCACATCATGCTGCCCGATAGCCATATCAACGAACCGGCAAGCCATGGTTGGCTCATGTACCGCATCAAGCTCAAGGACAACCTTCCCCTGGGAACGCAGATCACCAACACTGCTTCGATCTACTTTGACTACAATGCGCCGGTGGTCACCAATACGACGCTGAACACATTTGACCTTGTAGCCATCGACGGTCCAACTGAGTTGGAGCGCAACTTCAGCCTTTACCCCAATCCGGCGCATCAGCAGGTGAATGTCCAGTTGGATGCAACTTGGTCAGGTAAAACTGAGGTCCGGCTTTTGGACCTCAATGGCCGTGGCTTGCGGTCATTCCAACTCGGCCCGTCCCAACACCATTTCGCATTGGATGTTTCCGACCTCCCAGCCGGAATGTACCTTGTGGAATGTATCAACGCTAAGTGTCGGGAGGTTCAGAAACTCATCGTACAGTAA
- a CDS encoding NAD-dependent deacylase, protein MKTKKKLVVLTGAGISAESGIATFRGSNGLWEGHDVTQVASPQGWQKDRELVLEFYNQRRRQMVKCHPNAGHKALADLEQYFDVQIITQNIDDLHERAGSTKILHLHGEILYARSTLDPKLLYLLEGGKDIVVGDKCERGSQLRPHIVWFGEDVTEFQNAVYLSREADVFLVVGTSLVVYPANTLVTYAPKNAPVFIVDPNKPDMVSGSKYRFIEEPATTGMAKIMQELIALSE, encoded by the coding sequence ATGAAAACGAAAAAGAAACTTGTAGTGCTCACCGGCGCGGGCATCAGCGCTGAAAGTGGAATCGCGACCTTTCGCGGAAGCAACGGCCTCTGGGAAGGCCACGACGTGACCCAGGTTGCCTCTCCGCAAGGCTGGCAAAAGGACCGCGAGCTTGTCCTCGAATTTTACAATCAACGGCGCAGGCAGATGGTGAAATGCCATCCCAATGCCGGGCACAAAGCCTTGGCGGACCTCGAGCAGTATTTCGACGTGCAAATCATCACGCAAAACATCGACGATCTCCATGAGCGGGCCGGTTCGACCAAAATCCTGCACTTGCACGGGGAGATTCTCTATGCCCGCAGCACCCTCGATCCCAAGCTGTTGTATCTCTTGGAAGGCGGCAAGGACATCGTGGTCGGCGACAAATGCGAACGTGGCTCGCAACTGCGCCCGCACATTGTTTGGTTTGGCGAGGATGTGACAGAGTTTCAAAACGCTGTTTACCTTTCGAGGGAAGCAGATGTGTTTTTGGTGGTCGGCACCTCGCTCGTGGTTTATCCGGCGAATACCTTGGTGACCTATGCGCCCAAAAACGCACCGGTTTTCATCGTGGATCCCAACAAACCCGACATGGTTTCCGGCTCCAAGTACCGGTTTATCGAGGAACCCGCCACCACGGGCATGGCCAAAATCATGCAGGAGCTCATCGCGCTTTCTGAATAA
- a CDS encoding family 20 glycosylhydrolase — MPRIKVLVFSLILLLSANAMFAQLDQLMPVPKVVKPGTGKFRVTAKFVASIREKTPTRADDGVRRFLQRLDGRTGLNIPDFPNTISFPVDGLNVLIDHPGELKLHEDESYILVITPSRMMLEAVTDIGALRGMETVLQLLSVDGEGFYFPACRIEDAPRFPWRGLLIDVCRHWQPMDVIKRNLDGMAAMKLNVFHWHLSEDQGFRIESKKFPRLHQMGSNGDYFTQEQVKEVIAYADARGIRVVPEFDIPGHSTAWFVGHPELASAPGPYAIEKKFGVFDPAMNPANETTYKFLDEFLTEMCALFPDEYFHIGGDENEGKQWEKNAEVNQLKKDKGLADNHAVQAYFNQRLLEILTENRKRMVGWDEILQPSMPTNIVIQSWRGKEALIKAANAGYDVMLSSGYYIDLCQSASFHYGHDPLPADVVLDAKAKAHVLGGEATMWAELVSPETIDSRIWPRTCAIAERLWSPAEVKDVADMYRRLAKVSLNLEELGLTHLRYAEVLMRRALAGETTGPLRTLCAVIGPLQGYKRHGQGIAYSTETPLTRLPDMCVPDPELPREFGRAVDEFLAKSDPIQGMVVKNWLDVFRNNHKELENQAANAPAIRPMLPISQQLQDLSTVGIGLLDMLEKGQSDAARKDQYRLTIEKARTPVQECEIQIVDAVAKIWDKGK; from the coding sequence ATGCCTCGAATCAAGGTTCTTGTCTTTTCGTTGATCCTTCTGCTTTCAGCCAATGCAATGTTTGCGCAGTTGGATCAATTGATGCCTGTCCCCAAAGTCGTCAAGCCGGGCACAGGGAAATTTCGCGTCACCGCCAAGTTCGTGGCAAGTATTCGAGAGAAGACTCCCACCCGTGCGGACGATGGTGTACGGCGGTTTTTGCAACGTCTCGACGGACGCACCGGCCTCAATATTCCTGATTTTCCCAACACCATTTCCTTTCCGGTCGATGGTTTGAATGTCCTGATCGACCACCCCGGGGAACTCAAACTCCATGAGGATGAGTCCTATATATTGGTAATTACCCCTTCACGTATGATGCTCGAGGCGGTGACCGATATCGGCGCACTCCGGGGAATGGAAACTGTACTGCAATTGCTCAGTGTGGATGGCGAAGGCTTTTATTTTCCCGCTTGCCGCATCGAAGATGCGCCGCGATTCCCCTGGCGCGGACTGCTCATCGACGTTTGCCGCCATTGGCAGCCGATGGATGTGATCAAACGCAACCTTGACGGCATGGCCGCAATGAAGCTCAACGTCTTTCATTGGCACCTCAGCGAAGACCAAGGCTTCCGCATCGAAAGCAAAAAGTTCCCCCGGCTCCATCAAATGGGCTCCAACGGCGATTATTTTACCCAAGAGCAAGTCAAAGAAGTGATCGCCTACGCTGATGCCCGTGGCATTCGAGTGGTACCCGAATTTGACATTCCCGGTCATAGCACTGCTTGGTTTGTCGGCCATCCCGAGCTCGCAAGTGCGCCGGGACCTTACGCGATCGAGAAAAAATTCGGGGTATTTGACCCCGCCATGAACCCCGCCAATGAAACCACCTACAAATTCCTGGACGAATTCCTGACCGAAATGTGCGCCCTGTTTCCCGACGAATATTTCCATATCGGCGGTGACGAAAACGAAGGCAAGCAATGGGAGAAAAATGCGGAGGTCAATCAACTTAAAAAGGACAAAGGCTTGGCCGACAACCATGCCGTTCAAGCCTATTTCAACCAGCGTCTGCTTGAAATCCTGACGGAAAACCGCAAGCGCATGGTTGGCTGGGACGAAATTTTGCAACCTTCGATGCCGACCAACATCGTGATCCAAAGCTGGCGCGGCAAGGAAGCTCTGATCAAGGCAGCGAATGCAGGCTATGACGTGATGCTCAGCAGCGGTTACTACATCGACCTTTGTCAGTCGGCGAGTTTCCACTACGGGCACGATCCATTGCCGGCCGATGTGGTGTTGGATGCCAAAGCAAAAGCCCATGTTTTGGGCGGCGAGGCGACGATGTGGGCCGAATTGGTTTCCCCGGAGACGATTGATTCACGGATTTGGCCGCGTACTTGCGCGATTGCCGAGCGGCTTTGGTCACCTGCGGAAGTCAAGGACGTCGCCGATATGTACCGCCGGCTCGCGAAGGTGAGCTTGAATCTCGAGGAATTGGGACTCACGCACTTGCGTTACGCCGAGGTGCTCATGCGCCGTGCCTTGGCTGGCGAGACAACGGGTCCGCTGCGGACATTGTGCGCGGTCATTGGCCCGTTGCAGGGGTACAAACGGCATGGCCAAGGAATTGCCTATTCGACGGAAACGCCCTTGACCCGCCTTCCTGACATGTGTGTGCCCGATCCGGAATTGCCGCGGGAGTTTGGACGCGCCGTCGATGAATTCCTCGCCAAATCAGACCCGATTCAGGGAATGGTCGTGAAAAATTGGCTCGATGTCTTCCGCAACAACCACAAGGAGCTCGAAAATCAGGCAGCCAACGCGCCTGCCATCCGGCCGATGTTGCCGATCTCGCAGCAATTGCAAGACCTGAGCACGGTGGGAATCGGTCTGCTCGACATGCTCGAAAAGGGCCAATCCGATGCCGCACGCAAGGATCAATACCGCCTCACGATCGAAAAAGCCCGCACACCCGTCCAAGAATGCGAAATTCAAATCGTGGATGCTGTGGCGAAGATTTGGGACAAGGGGAAATGA